A region of Deltaproteobacteria bacterium DNA encodes the following proteins:
- a CDS encoding M81 family metallopeptidase codes for MRVAIGGYIAAVNSFVHYKTDLNMFQRSTLTGDAVLKVGRGETCISGFLDIAEQQGWEAVPLPFSVPGVWGTVTTEAHEWLKEQVLSSLRKAGKIDGVFLQIHGTEVVENGVDGEGDFLAAIRNLIGDKVPLIAALDGHANVTPLMVKSASMLIGVKTNPHYDFVPVGRTAGRVMAGMFNGEVTPTSAWAQPAMVTGLQKLYIAPGWPMEHLMRVAANLAVRHPQVLDVSLLGGFFPSDKRETGISVTVTTNKELKLAQEIAEQIKDACWAKRHAFHTDMVSVEEAVREAIATEEGPVLLGDIADSGGAGTPGDGTAILAELIKQKARGAVIGNIADAAAVQEAVKAGVGKDVTLTVGGKTDKFHGEPVQISGKVRVIHDGVYTASTSFNAGTYRRGTTVLVDCGGLEVILTARPCLVFEANHFRSLGIDPSQRKILVCKAELQHRAGFEGQVKKMIDVDAPGLATQDLSRLPWKNIRRPVFPLDDI; via the coding sequence ATGCGTGTCGCCATTGGTGGATATATCGCTGCCGTCAACTCGTTTGTGCACTACAAGACAGACTTGAACATGTTTCAGCGCAGTACGCTGACTGGGGATGCGGTTTTGAAGGTGGGTCGCGGAGAGACCTGCATTTCCGGTTTTTTGGATATTGCCGAACAACAAGGATGGGAAGCAGTCCCCTTGCCGTTCAGCGTACCGGGCGTGTGGGGGACGGTGACAACCGAAGCGCATGAGTGGTTGAAGGAGCAAGTCCTCTCCTCATTGCGTAAAGCCGGGAAGATCGATGGAGTTTTCTTGCAAATCCATGGGACTGAGGTTGTTGAGAATGGCGTTGATGGCGAAGGCGATTTTCTCGCTGCGATCCGTAACCTGATTGGAGATAAGGTGCCGCTGATTGCGGCGCTCGACGGCCATGCCAATGTCACCCCACTGATGGTGAAGTCGGCGAGTATGTTGATCGGTGTGAAGACCAATCCGCATTACGATTTTGTTCCAGTCGGTCGCACGGCTGGTCGTGTGATGGCAGGGATGTTCAACGGTGAGGTGACGCCCACCAGCGCCTGGGCACAGCCAGCGATGGTGACTGGCTTACAGAAACTCTACATTGCCCCAGGTTGGCCGATGGAGCATCTGATGCGGGTCGCGGCGAATCTCGCTGTGCGTCATCCACAAGTATTGGATGTGTCGTTGCTAGGCGGGTTCTTTCCCTCGGATAAACGCGAGACTGGTATCAGTGTGACGGTGACAACCAACAAAGAGCTAAAACTCGCACAAGAGATTGCTGAGCAAATCAAAGACGCATGCTGGGCTAAGCGTCACGCCTTTCATACTGACATGGTGTCAGTCGAAGAGGCGGTGCGTGAAGCGATCGCCACAGAAGAAGGACCGGTGCTGCTTGGTGATATTGCCGACAGTGGTGGTGCTGGCACTCCTGGTGATGGCACAGCCATTCTGGCCGAACTGATCAAACAAAAAGCCCGTGGAGCTGTGATCGGCAACATTGCAGATGCGGCGGCAGTGCAAGAAGCTGTAAAGGCGGGAGTTGGTAAGGATGTCACTCTCACTGTTGGTGGCAAGACCGACAAGTTTCACGGCGAGCCGGTACAGATCAGTGGCAAAGTGCGGGTGATTCATGATGGTGTCTACACAGCATCGACCAGCTTTAATGCAGGCACCTATCGCCGTGGCACGACCGTTCTCGTCGACTGTGGCGGACTAGAAGTGATCCTGACTGCCCGTCCATGCTTAGTGTTCGAGGCCAATCACTTCCGCAGTCTTGGTATCGACCCGTCGCAGCGCAAAATTCTCGTGTGCAAAGCTGAGTTGCAACATCGAGCTGGTTTTGAAGGGCAAGTGAAGAAGATGATCGATGTTGATGCTCCAGGACTGGCGACGCAGGACCTGTCGCGTTTGCCGTGGAAGAATATTCGGCGGCCGGTGTTTCCGTTGGATGACATCTAG